AGCATTGTTATTGTGTGCAGCGGTAATGAGGTATTGCATTGATTTGGCAATATTTCCTTTCTCTCTATAGAGCATACCTGCTTTGAGTTGGGCATCAACCATTCCATTGTTGGCTGCTTGAACATAATACTCCAGTGCTTTATCACTGTCTGCCGCACCATCCATACCCTTTTCATAAAAATGGGCAAGGCTCATCATCGCATGTGTATGCCCAAGTGATGCCGCTTTTTCAAACCAGTTTTTAGCCTCTTGCAGGTCTCTTTGACAACCGAACCCCCTCATATGCATAATGGCAAGATTTACCATGGCATCTCTATTTTCTTCAGATGCTGCTTCTTCAAAATGTTTATATGCAAGTGGGTAAGCCTTGTTTTCATAGGCACTTACACCTTTATCAAACAATGTGGTCATATTTTCTCCTTTATGAGTCTTTGACTTTCACAAGAATATACAAGTTTCATTCCAGTACAGAATTTTTTTTGGAACAGTTTTTGCATTTTGATAACAAATTGACGTTAAAAAGGAGAAAATATGTTAGCTATACCTGTAGATATAGAATTTCTAAGTGCAAGATCATCGCTTCTGTTTGGAAATGCATCAGTATTTGCTATTTATAATGAAAACGACAACACGTT
This is a stretch of genomic DNA from Sulfurovum zhangzhouensis. It encodes these proteins:
- a CDS encoding NifU family protein; protein product: MTTLFDKGVSAYENKAYPLAYKHFEEAASEENRDAMVNLAIMHMRGFGCQRDLQEAKNWFEKAASLGHTHAMMSLAHFYEKGMDGAADSDKALEYYVQAANNGMVDAQLKAGMLYREKGNIAKSMQYLITAAHNNNAQAQEIITYVSNVGTEKSYNKMFRSLDEAKQKELVENMIETKIRPTLEADSGGIQLVNFVAGEIPQVWLHYLGACSGCHLGSTSTADMLLDQFEALIDKNVVLYLM